Part of the Dehalococcoidia bacterium genome, GGACTTTATTGTGCTGGTTGATGATGGCCGTGGCCCCGATGACCTTCTTCACCTTATTGTCGAAATCAAGGGTTACCGGCGAGAGGATGCCAAAGAAAAGAAGTCCACGATGGACACCTATTGGGTGCCCGGCGTGAACAATCTCAAACAATATGGCAGATGGGCATTCGCTGAATTTACAGAAGTTTACCAGATCGAGGCTGACTTCGCGGCTAAGGTCGAAAGCGAGTTCAACAAGATGATAGCCACCGCAACCACACAGCCAGCGACTGAAAGGAAATAAACATGGTCAAGAAGACTGTAGCACCCAAAACCGTCGAAACGCTGAAACATGACGAGTCCAAGCGTAAAAACATTCCGACTGCCGAGCACCAGTCAGTACTCAATAAGGACGAGGTCAGCCCCCGTACGTTGAAGTATCCCCGCAACACCGACCTCGATCCCCAGCTTGTCTGGCGTGGCAAAGATGAGCAGGACTGGAGCGACCTGGTTATCCAGGCTCCGCCCATCTATATTCAGGAAAAAGTGCACCCAAAGGTGCTGATTGATGACCTCTTGAACCAGACAAAGGAAGCCAAGGCACAAACCCCCGGTTTCCAGACCGACCTCTTTGCCGACTTCAACGGCATGCCCGAGGGCGCGGACAAGACCGAGTTCTACGCCCACGACCAGAACTGGTCCAACCGCATGGTCCTCGGCGACTCCCTCCAGGTCATGGCCAGCCTGGCCGAGCGCGAGGGCCTGCGCGGCAAGGTGCAGTGCATCTACCTCGACCCGCCCTACGGCATCAAGTTCAACAGCAACTTCCAGTGGAGCACCACCAGCCGCGACGTGAAGGACGGCAACGCCGCCCACATTACCCGCGAGCCGGAGCAGGTCAAGGCCTTCCGCGACACCTGGCGCGACGGTATTCACAGCTACCTCACCTACCTCCGCGACCGCCTCACCGTCGCCCGCGACCTTCTGACTGAATCGGGTTCCATCTTCGTGCAGATAAGTACCGAGAATGTTCATCTGGTCCGTGCTCTATTGGACGAGGTACTCCAATCAGACAATTTCCTTGCTGCAATTCGATTTCGACGAGGAGGGTTTCAGACGTCAGCGTTCTTGCCTGAGACCTCTGACTTCGTGCTCTGGTATGCGCGAAGCAAGGACAAGACAAAGTTCCGAAGGCTGTTCCTCCCCACTTCAAGACGCGAAGCATTCCCCGGCCAGACGCTGTTTGCGGAGCGCGACGATGGCACGCAATATGTGGTCTTCCGTGAAGACATTACCGATGCGGTCGCGAAGGTGTTCCGCCATCGGGCAGCCTATAGCGCGACCGGATCAGACAGTTCTCGGTTTCCTTTCCGCTATCAAGGGCGAGACTTCCTGCCATCTGCTAAGCGTGGGTGGTCAACGAACGATGCCGGTATGATGCGCGCTAGCCGTGCAAACCGCCTGATGGTTGTTGGAAACACGCTGGAAAGAAAAATGTATTGGGAAGATAGTCCATTTGCATCCCTATCCACCGATTGGTTAGACACGGTTTCGAGCGGATTCGGCGACGAAAAGATGTATGTCGTGCAGACACAAGCGTCTGTCATTCAACGCTGTCTCCTCATGGCCACCGACCCTGGCGACCTCGTTCTCGATCCGACCTGCGGTTCCGGCACTACCGCCACCGTTGCCGAGCAATGGGGCCGCCGCTGGATCACGATTGACACCTCGCGCGTAGCCTTGGCGTTGGCCCGTGCCCGCATCATGGGCGCGCGCTACCCGTTTTACCTGCTGGCCGATTCCCGCGAAGGCCAGATCAAGGAAGCCGAAGTCACCCGCACCGCGCCGAGTTCGCATCCCGTTCAGGGGAACATCCGCCACGGCTTCGTTTATGAGCGGGTGCCCCACATCACACTCAAATCCATCGCCAACAACACGGAGATCGATGTCATCTGGGACACGTGGCAGGCGAAGTTGGAGCCGTTGCGCGAGTCGCTGAACGCCGCGCTCAAAAAGACCTGGCAGGAGTGGGAGATTCCGCGCGAGGCCAACGCCAAGTGGTCTGACGCGGCGAAGAAGCTGCATGCTGAGTGGTGGCAGGCCCGCATCGCCCGGCAGCAGGAGATAGACAAGTCCATCGCCGCCAAGGCGGAGTTTGAATACCTCTACGACAAGCCCTACGACGACAAGAAGAAGGTCCGCGTGGCCGGCCCCTTCACCGTGGAGAGCCTCAGCCCGCACCGCGTGCTCGGCGTGGACGAGAACGATGAGTTGATTGACCCGCTGAAGGTTAAGGAAGGCAGCAGCGAATACGGCGCCAAACAATCATTCCCTCAGATGATTCTGGAGAACCTCAAGACCGCCGGCGTGCAGCAGGCGCACAAAGAGGATCGGATCACCTTCACCGCCCTCATCCCCTGGCCCGGTGACCTGGTGTGCGCCGAAGGCCGCTACCTGGAAGGCGAGACCGAGAAGCGCGCCGCCATCTTCATCGGCCCAGAGTTCGGCACCG contains:
- a CDS encoding site-specific DNA-methyltransferase, with product MVKKTVAPKTVETLKHDESKRKNIPTAEHQSVLNKDEVSPRTLKYPRNTDLDPQLVWRGKDEQDWSDLVIQAPPIYIQEKVHPKVLIDDLLNQTKEAKAQTPGFQTDLFADFNGMPEGADKTEFYAHDQNWSNRMVLGDSLQVMASLAEREGLRGKVQCIYLDPPYGIKFNSNFQWSTTSRDVKDGNAAHITREPEQVKAFRDTWRDGIHSYLTYLRDRLTVARDLLTESGSIFVQISTENVHLVRALLDEVLQSDNFLAAIRFRRGGFQTSAFLPETSDFVLWYARSKDKTKFRRLFLPTSRREAFPGQTLFAERDDGTQYVVFREDITDAVAKVFRHRAAYSATGSDSSRFPFRYQGRDFLPSAKRGWSTNDAGMMRASRANRLMVVGNTLERKMYWEDSPFASLSTDWLDTVSSGFGDEKMYVVQTQASVIQRCLLMATDPGDLVLDPTCGSGTTATVAEQWGRRWITIDTSRVALALARARIMGARYPFYLLADSREGQIKEAEVTRTAPSSHPVQGNIRHGFVYERVPHITLKSIANNTEIDVIWDTWQAKLEPLRESLNAALKKTWQEWEIPREANAKWSDAAKKLHAEWWQARIARQQEIDKSIAAKAEFEYLYDKPYDDKKKVRVAGPFTVESLSPHRVLGVDENDELIDPLKVKEGSSEYGAKQSFPQMILENLKTAGVQQAHKEDRITFTALIPWPGDLVCAEGRYLEGETEKRAAIFIGPEFGTVQRADLVAAAREAGDAGFDVLIACAFNYDAHATEFSKLGRIPVLKARMNADLHMAEDLKNTGKGNLFIIFGEPDITLLPEKDGKLRVKVNGVDVFKPQTGEVISDGADGIACWFIDTDYNEESFFVRHAYFLGANDPYSALKTTLKAEINPEAWATLNSDTSRPFEKPKSGRIAVKVINHLGDEVMKVFKV